The following proteins are co-located in the Conyzicola lurida genome:
- a CDS encoding acyl-CoA carboxylase epsilon subunit, which yields MSEPSSFSIVAGDPTPAEVAAVTAVVTAALEEFAEAQERDTAPVTSAWQRSQRPVRTPIERGRGTWRGFSG from the coding sequence GTGAGCGAGCCGTCCTCCTTCTCGATCGTGGCGGGAGACCCCACCCCTGCCGAGGTCGCGGCGGTCACCGCCGTGGTCACCGCGGCCCTCGAGGAATTCGCCGAGGCCCAGGAGCGCGACACCGCTCCCGTCACCTCGGCCTGGCAGCGGTCGCAGCGCCCCGTGCGCACCCCGATCGAGCGCGGCCGGGGTACATGGCGCGGCTTCTCGGGCTAG